From Podospora bellae-mahoneyi strain CBS 112042 chromosome 5, whole genome shotgun sequence:
TTCATGACAGACAACCTTTCCGCATGTCTGGTAATGGTCCTTCAAAAGTGCGCTCAATGAGCCACACCAAATCTATTACCCCTTTCCCAACCAGTATTTCATATCAATGAATGCTTTTTATACAGTACAAGAAGTGGTATTTACAAATGCCGCTCCTTTCTTCATTGGAAGAGATCCCCGTACATCCATCCATAAAACCAAATAAAACCACAACAATCCATTTTCGCTGGCCTCTTTCGCTTTCGCGGAagaacaacaagatcaagaatAGCCAGctaacaaaaaaaaaccaactATCACCTCAACTCGGTGGCTCAAAAGGTCCGGCCCCGTTCCGTTGGACGATATGGAGACAGTCCAACCAGCTCTGCCTAAGAAACCCAGCAAGGTTCCTACGTCAACGACCTGACAATATAAAACAAGAGGTAGGCTTTTGCGTTGAGCACGTCCGACTTCTGGGCAACTTCCACCTTGTGGTCGTTGAAAGCGAACCACTTTCAGTCTTGTTAGCATTGCCATCTTCCAAAGTGAAAAGAAGGGACATACCTGATCACCAACCCGACAATACGACACATAATGCCCCGTATCAATCTCCCCCACGTGCACCACCACACTCAACAAATCATACGTGCACTGCCTCGCCAGCTCGTAGCTATCTCTTGTGTCCCCAGACCGGCCAACAGTCGTATAAGGCAGCATATTCAACTGCAGCGGGAACTGAACCGGGGTGTCGATCTTGGCTGCTCGCTCATGACGGCCTTGCTTGTACTCGAATCTCTATTCAAGTGTCAGTGGCCACTGTCACTTGCTCGCCaaaaaaggaaggagggaAACGTACCTTCAGCTGAATCGACAGCACATTCGGCAACCGCTTGATACTCGTCTGTCTCCTCGCCTGCTGCGTCGAATTACATCCATTACACCTATACTCGCACTTATCAAGCTTGACGTACTCCTCATCCAAGCACTCTTGCAGTGTCATCGTCCCCTTGCCCCCCAGCAgcttcttccctccctttttcTGCGTCAGATTCTCCAGCGGCAGACTCAAGTCCAAAAAGCTTTGTACTTGGTTCGTCACTCCCTGACAATTCTGGCACGTTGTCTGCGTTTGCAGTTTACCATAAAAAGTCTGGTGGATGATGCAGTTACAGCTGTGCTCACTCCCAATCTCTGGTTTCTTCCCGTCACCGTTCCTCTCGTGCAGCTCCTCGGCCAAGAACTGGAAAAACTCGTGCGCGTCTTGCTCCTTGGTCGTGACAAGATTTTCAAAGGCTTTCCGCTCCGAGATCCAGAATCCACTGAGGATATTGGCCGCCGTATAGCCATTGGTGTTTTCCACGGCGTAAAAGTCTTGAAACATATCATCCATGGCGCAGGAAAGGCAGTGGGGGGTGTCGCAGCCCGAGTGGCCGTCGCTCAGGTAGTAGTTtcggaggatggggttgtgaAGGAACGACTGGAGAACGACGTTTTGGTAGCAGGTGGCACCTGCGTTGTAGATGCCTCGGAGACCGTTGGCTTTACAGGTTGCTGtcgtggtgttttgggagaTGTAGGCGGGGCTATCTTTGACAGGATCGGGCGAGAAGAGCTCGTCTTGCTTGCGTTTCCGTGCTGCAATAAAGATAAAGATTAGTTATAGCTAGACTGATAGACAGACAGAAAAGAGAGGGCATACTGTTGGAGAATGTGCTTGTGCCGAGTTTCTTCAACCGAAGCTCTTCAAAGGTTGGGTCGTAGACCATGTCGTCGCACATTTGGCAGTAAAGAGCGGCGCTTCTCGAGTCGACATAAAAACGGTGCGACTTCTTGTTTCCATGTTTTATTCGGTCTTCCTCAGTAACCGTTGATGGGCACTGAAGACAAAGATAGGTCGGTGTGAGAGTGGTGACAACTTGCTGAGTGTCCACCACTTTCACCGTCTGGGAGACGACCGGGGTCTGGTCGAATATTGTACGGAGAATCATCTTGTAATGATGGATCGATGTGTTTGTCGTCACTT
This genomic window contains:
- a CDS encoding hypothetical protein (EggNog:ENOG503NWIY; MEROPS:MER0001877; COG:O; BUSCO:EOG09261I8J); the encoded protein is MSSARPATPASPKNYKVKAAQQGQPMYGCEHLQKLFNQDQVTTNTSIHHYKMILRTIFDQTPVVSQTVKVVDTQQVVTTLTPTYLCLQCPSTVTEEDRIKHGNKKSHRFYVDSRSAALYCQMCDDMVYDPTFEELRLKKLGTSTFSNTRKRKQDELFSPDPVKDSPAYISQNTTTATCKANGLRGIYNAGATCYQNVVLQSFLHNPILRNYYLSDGHSGCDTPHCLSCAMDDMFQDFYAVENTNGYTAANILSGFWISERKAFENLVTTKEQDAHEFFQFLAEELHERNGDGKKPEIGSEHSCNCIIHQTFYGKLQTQTTCQNCQGVTNQVQSFLDLSLPLENLTQKKGGKKLLGGKGTMTLQECLDEEYVKLDKCEYRCNGCNSTQQARRQTSIKRLPNVLSIQLKRFEYKQGRHERAAKIDTPVQFPLQLNMLPYTTVGRSGDTRDSYELARQCTYDLLSVVVHVGEIDTGHYVSYCRVGDQWFAFNDHKVEVAQKSDVLNAKAYLLFYIVRSLT